In Bacillus horti, a single genomic region encodes these proteins:
- a CDS encoding nitric oxide synthase oxygenase, whose translation MEIYQQAKEFITKCYTEIKQVEKIESRLIEIENELKESGHYEHTAIELEHGAKMAWRNSNKCIGRLFWSSLRVIDAREKTSEEEVYQAIKEHIKFATNDGRIIPTITIFAPKVQGNQQFRLWNHQLIRYAGYEQ comes from the coding sequence ATGGAAATCTATCAACAAGCGAAAGAATTTATTACTAAATGCTACACAGAAATAAAACAAGTAGAGAAAATAGAGAGCAGGCTCATAGAAATAGAGAATGAGCTCAAGGAAAGTGGTCATTATGAGCATACAGCCATAGAGCTTGAGCACGGAGCAAAGATGGCTTGGAGAAATAGTAATAAGTGTATCGGAAGATTGTTCTGGTCCTCCCTAAGGGTGATTGATGCTAGAGAAAAAACGTCTGAGGAAGAGGTTTATCAGGCGATAAAGGAGCATATTAAGTTCGCTACAAACGATGGGAGGATCATTCCTACCATTACCATTTTTGCTCCAAAGGTACAGGGCAATCAGCAGTTCCGTCTATGGAACCATCAGTTAATCCGTTACGCAGGTTATGAGCAATGA
- the refZ gene encoding forespore capture DNA-binding protein RefZ gives MSTAMEGQAKEKIIAAALEHFYYTGFSGTTIRQIATKAGVNQALISYYFGGKKGLLEALMVQFYEDFFKAIDGASEKNELLTPMDKLIQIMQTAFDYLFEQYKMTRFIYRELTLDSTLIREVMTIYLNKEKYYYANILEEIQEIEEGPAFDVEMMVLQLTNALYMPFLQPQAIREVYHIEPTGEEFKKRYFLQLKLYIQTLFSLR, from the coding sequence ATGAGCACTGCCATGGAGGGACAAGCAAAGGAGAAAATCATTGCTGCCGCCTTAGAGCACTTTTATTATACGGGATTTAGTGGAACAACCATCCGTCAAATTGCGACGAAAGCCGGAGTCAATCAGGCGTTAATTTCCTATTACTTCGGAGGAAAAAAAGGTTTGCTTGAAGCATTAATGGTTCAATTTTATGAGGATTTTTTTAAGGCCATTGATGGTGCTTCGGAGAAGAATGAGTTACTTACACCTATGGATAAGCTAATTCAAATAATGCAGACAGCCTTTGACTATTTATTTGAACAGTATAAAATGACAAGGTTTATTTACCGTGAGCTAACATTGGATTCTACATTAATTAGAGAAGTAATGACCATTTACCTCAACAAAGAAAAATATTACTACGCCAATATATTAGAAGAGATTCAAGAAATAGAAGAAGGACCAGCATTTGATGTTGAAATGATGGTCCTCCAGTTAACGAACGCTTTATATATGCCTTTCTTACAGCCACAAGCAATTAGAGAGGTATACCATATTGAGCCGACAGGAGAAGAGTTTAAGAAACGATACTTCTTACAGCTTAAGCTGTACATCCAGACCCTTTTTAGCCTTCGCTAG
- the hisJ gene encoding histidinol-phosphatase HisJ, whose protein sequence is MKWDGHTHTPFCPHGSSYPLEDYVEQAIQLGFDIYSVTEHAPLPPSFADPVPDQDSAMAYNVLEQYLAEAERVKEKYKDKIEVRIGLEVDYIHGLEHETKAFLNKYGPRLQDSILSLHFLPIGTEWKILDFTADFFEQELIQHFSTVDLVYLHYYQILQQAVKADLGPHKPKRIGHFSLIEKFKRKFPSTQKEVWWEQALITLQDIKERGYSLDFNTAGYRKEDCLERYPSDQLLHYALSLRIPFVFGSDAHRPQEVGYRYTDFEEVCEKRK, encoded by the coding sequence ATGAAATGGGATGGACATACTCATACGCCTTTTTGTCCGCATGGAAGCAGCTATCCTTTAGAGGATTATGTAGAACAAGCCATTCAGTTAGGTTTCGATATCTATAGTGTGACAGAACACGCACCTTTACCTCCAAGCTTTGCCGACCCTGTTCCTGATCAGGACAGCGCGATGGCTTACAACGTTCTAGAGCAATATTTAGCTGAAGCAGAAAGGGTAAAAGAAAAATATAAAGACAAAATTGAAGTAAGAATCGGGCTTGAAGTGGATTATATCCATGGACTAGAGCATGAAACAAAAGCATTTCTAAATAAATATGGACCTAGACTTCAGGACTCTATTCTTTCCTTGCATTTCTTGCCCATAGGTACTGAGTGGAAGATTTTAGACTTTACAGCAGATTTTTTTGAGCAGGAGCTTATCCAGCATTTTTCAACGGTTGATTTAGTCTATCTACATTACTATCAAATTCTACAGCAAGCAGTTAAAGCAGATTTAGGACCACATAAACCAAAGCGTATTGGGCATTTTTCACTTATTGAAAAGTTTAAAAGAAAGTTCCCTTCTACTCAAAAAGAGGTTTGGTGGGAGCAGGCCCTAATTACCCTACAGGATATAAAAGAGCGGGGGTACTCATTAGATTTTAATACGGCTGGTTATCGTAAGGAGGACTGCTTAGAGCGTTATCCTTCAGATCAGCTTTTGCATTATGCCCTTTCTTTGCGAATTCCTTTTGTATTTGGTTCAGATGCACATCGACCACAGGAGGTTGGCTATCGATATACAGATTTTGAAGAGGTATGTGAAAAAAGGAAATAA
- a CDS encoding septation ring formation regulator EzrA, whose translation MTLYRKKIGIHILIVLILFILPAQMAYAQFPDREHTHLVDPQEYLSSPERVSLNGELSQFEHDYVVVLIDELEEPQRFTNDLFVHYSLTDTSVLFVIAVEEGNKLYYAYGEQLDQLGLTDERIESRVSTIYQSYADQQNYATAMKSLIQGIETDLVQLAEQRSREAELTVGGQQNEQLTEEASDADSSMPWWVILLIVLFIGLIVFIVFSILYRRKVMRSVDELEAEKIKLENRPFSAQLSRVKGLKMAGETEESFEKWRAKWEEILTVSLPEIEEVLIDIEDYADHYRFIRAAQLLRETKATLNQIESELDQIVQEIDELTSSEKQSREKISYLHEQYQEVKSALQKESLALGISYPVWHEKFKKTGTWFESFEAAQQNGDYLSAQDYVQAIEDVFTQIREALEEIPACLTLIENEIPGQLNELLQAIDEMKEKGYVLEHTGVQERYEELKKKQLTVVQYMQDGQIKEMKEWIGQVQGEIEELFLLLEEEVTSKAFVLDKLEIIPSLLEEMNETSTKLGENVQITKASYSWENEWEEEFKALSDRLIQLTEKGGQIKQLQEEVEEKYPELRTQIMHFIEEYDQYKMKVQAFEETINKLREEELKARETAVQLKQTLVKLRLKLRKSNLPGVPEHISIGLGMAEEAVDELQVILQQQQIELPRVLHVLKDAKTEVESVSQATKSVITQAHKAEQYIQYGNRFRRYDTHVDELLQEAEAAFRRCQYREALDYAEASLDKADRQWRDVFDVEEEQTGS comes from the coding sequence ATGACCTTATATAGAAAGAAGATCGGGATACATATTCTAATCGTGCTTATTCTATTTATTTTGCCAGCACAAATGGCTTACGCTCAATTTCCAGATAGAGAGCATACACATTTAGTAGATCCACAGGAGTATCTTAGCTCTCCAGAGCGCGTATCGTTAAACGGTGAGCTTTCTCAATTTGAGCATGATTATGTAGTCGTGCTAATAGATGAGCTTGAAGAACCGCAGCGCTTTACGAATGATTTATTTGTTCATTATAGCCTTACTGACACTTCCGTATTGTTTGTTATCGCCGTGGAAGAAGGAAATAAGCTGTACTATGCGTACGGAGAACAGCTTGACCAATTAGGCTTAACGGATGAGAGAATCGAGTCAAGAGTTTCTACGATCTATCAAAGCTATGCAGATCAGCAGAATTATGCGACAGCTATGAAGTCACTTATACAAGGCATCGAAACAGATCTTGTTCAGTTGGCTGAACAAAGATCTCGTGAAGCAGAGCTTACAGTAGGGGGCCAACAGAATGAACAGTTAACAGAGGAAGCTAGTGATGCAGATTCCTCCATGCCGTGGTGGGTAATTCTGCTCATCGTTTTATTTATTGGCTTAATTGTGTTTATTGTATTCAGTATCTTATATCGCCGTAAGGTTATGCGCTCAGTGGATGAATTAGAAGCAGAGAAAATCAAATTAGAGAATCGTCCTTTCTCAGCACAGCTTTCTCGTGTCAAAGGCTTAAAGATGGCCGGGGAAACAGAGGAAAGCTTTGAGAAGTGGAGAGCCAAATGGGAGGAAATTCTAACTGTTTCTTTACCAGAAATTGAAGAGGTTTTAATTGATATTGAGGATTATGCTGATCACTATCGATTTATTAGAGCGGCACAGCTCCTCCGAGAAACGAAAGCTACATTGAATCAAATTGAGTCGGAGTTAGATCAAATTGTACAGGAAATCGATGAATTAACATCAAGTGAGAAGCAAAGTAGAGAAAAGATCTCTTATTTGCATGAACAGTATCAGGAGGTTAAGTCAGCTCTGCAAAAGGAATCCTTAGCTCTAGGTATTTCTTATCCAGTGTGGCATGAGAAGTTCAAGAAAACAGGGACTTGGTTTGAAAGCTTTGAGGCCGCTCAACAGAACGGTGATTATTTAAGCGCTCAGGATTATGTTCAAGCGATTGAAGATGTGTTCACACAAATTAGAGAAGCTCTGGAGGAAATCCCAGCTTGCCTTACATTAATAGAAAATGAAATTCCGGGTCAATTGAATGAGCTACTCCAGGCCATTGATGAGATGAAGGAAAAAGGATATGTCTTAGAGCATACTGGTGTACAGGAGCGTTACGAAGAGCTCAAGAAAAAACAATTAACCGTTGTTCAGTACATGCAAGATGGTCAAATTAAAGAAATGAAGGAATGGATTGGACAAGTTCAAGGTGAAATTGAGGAGCTTTTCTTATTACTGGAGGAAGAGGTTACATCAAAGGCGTTTGTTTTAGATAAGCTAGAGATTATTCCTTCTCTGCTTGAAGAGATGAATGAAACGTCCACGAAGCTCGGTGAAAACGTGCAGATTACAAAAGCGTCGTACTCGTGGGAAAACGAGTGGGAAGAAGAATTTAAAGCCTTGTCAGATAGACTTATTCAGCTTACTGAAAAAGGTGGTCAAATTAAGCAGCTTCAGGAGGAAGTTGAAGAAAAATATCCTGAGCTGAGAACACAAATTATGCACTTTATTGAGGAATATGATCAGTATAAGATGAAGGTGCAAGCTTTTGAGGAAACGATCAACAAGCTTCGTGAGGAAGAGTTAAAGGCAAGAGAGACGGCTGTTCAGCTTAAGCAGACGTTGGTTAAGCTAAGATTAAAGCTTAGAAAAAGTAATCTGCCAGGTGTTCCTGAGCATATCAGCATTGGCTTAGGTATGGCAGAGGAAGCTGTAGATGAGCTACAGGTCATTTTGCAGCAACAACAAATTGAGCTACCGAGAGTTTTACACGTGCTCAAGGATGCTAAAACAGAGGTTGAGTCTGTATCACAGGCTACGAAATCGGTGATTACACAGGCACATAAAGCAGAGCAATATATTCAGTACGGGAACCGATTTAGACGCTACGATACGCATGTTGATGAGCTTTTACAGGAAGCTGAAGCAGCGTTCCGTCGTTGCCAATATCGTGAAGCATTAGATTATGCTGAAGCATCATTGGATAAAGCTGATCGTCAATGGAGGGATGTTTTTGACGTAGAGGAGGAGCAGACGGGCTCGTAG
- a CDS encoding OmpA/MotB family protein has product MKGRKSYFESENEQTSFWPSFTDMMSTIVLVMLFVALIAFVQSIFDAYEQREIKREMAKVASVKQHISDLIQQELEDKLGKDQVVRGPNNTIAIEGDILFDTGQAEISERGREVLSSLAYAFEDILQQDDISEYLYIILVEGHTDRVPYDNWTLSTQRAVAVVKYILDVNPVLGQEDFAKYFAATGYSEFKPIVEGNDAASLRQNRRISFQIILDDEKWKNNLYQLMSIED; this is encoded by the coding sequence GTGAAGGGAAGAAAGAGTTACTTTGAAAGTGAAAATGAGCAGACATCCTTCTGGCCTTCCTTTACGGATATGATGAGCACCATCGTTCTAGTTATGTTATTTGTAGCGTTAATTGCGTTTGTCCAAAGCATCTTTGACGCGTATGAGCAGAGAGAAATTAAGCGTGAAATGGCTAAAGTAGCTTCAGTTAAACAGCATATTTCTGATTTAATTCAACAAGAACTGGAGGATAAGCTAGGGAAAGACCAAGTAGTACGGGGACCAAATAATACAATTGCCATAGAGGGAGATATTTTATTTGACACGGGTCAGGCTGAGATTAGTGAGCGTGGGAGAGAGGTGCTTAGCTCCTTAGCGTATGCCTTTGAGGATATTTTACAGCAGGACGATATTAGTGAGTATCTATATATTATACTGGTTGAAGGGCATACAGATCGAGTCCCCTATGATAACTGGACATTATCTACTCAACGTGCGGTGGCCGTTGTAAAGTATATTCTAGATGTAAACCCTGTTTTGGGGCAGGAGGACTTTGCCAAGTATTTTGCTGCTACCGGTTATTCTGAATTTAAGCCAATAGTTGAGGGAAATGATGCTGCATCATTAAGGCAAAACAGAAGAATTTCCTTTCAAATTATCTTAGATGATGAGAAATGGAAAAATAACCTATATCAGCTAATGAGCATAGAGGATTAA
- a CDS encoding cell wall hydrolase: MSKFFYLLKSKRSLFQLFCTLGFIYLLSFSFVQPIQAEMNDHIHEVENGDTLWGIAQFYKVDVNELKQMNQLTTDIIYVGQNLLIPTTLTDSESYIVQEGDSLWKIADRFHLDIQDLQELNKLDSSVLQIGQVLLLPNENNRLEEEKLPDPKEDQEDKDTSTTLNSTAFLRGLRERLGNLSYNPTFSYTSYHWLQQNRLQSQSTESRSFEENRLSQDSVFTRGLGYMGATYPWYKSELDEQAISKHDHDKKSTITVSSMTPLVEDIGASDQSIDQYSGSESENEATQQVLQASEEDIELLARIIEAEAEGEPYLGKVAVGSVVLNRVEDDWFPDSIEEVIYQRVNKVYQFSPVGNGRINRVTPSEESFDAAKEALSGEDPTDGSLYFYNAKISSDKWIRTRTVVTEIGQHKFAH, encoded by the coding sequence ATGAGTAAGTTTTTTTATCTATTAAAAAGCAAACGATCGTTGTTTCAACTTTTCTGTACGCTTGGTTTTATCTATCTACTAAGCTTTTCTTTCGTACAACCAATTCAAGCAGAAATGAACGATCATATACATGAAGTTGAAAATGGGGATACACTTTGGGGAATTGCCCAATTTTATAAAGTTGATGTAAATGAACTCAAACAAATGAATCAATTAACAACAGATATCATTTACGTTGGACAGAATCTACTTATCCCAACCACTTTAACAGATTCTGAGAGTTATATCGTGCAAGAAGGAGATAGTCTATGGAAAATTGCCGATCGCTTTCATCTAGATATTCAAGATTTACAGGAGCTTAATAAGCTAGATTCATCAGTGCTACAAATTGGTCAGGTATTACTTCTGCCAAATGAGAATAACAGGTTAGAAGAGGAAAAGTTACCTGATCCAAAGGAGGATCAGGAAGACAAAGATACTTCTACAACTCTAAATTCAACAGCGTTTCTGAGAGGTTTAAGAGAAAGACTTGGCAATCTCAGTTACAACCCTACTTTCTCGTATACTAGCTATCATTGGCTACAACAAAATCGACTGCAGTCACAAAGCACAGAATCGCGTTCATTTGAAGAGAATCGTTTAAGTCAAGATTCTGTCTTTACAAGAGGGTTAGGCTATATGGGTGCTACTTATCCATGGTACAAGTCTGAGCTTGACGAGCAGGCGATATCTAAACACGACCACGACAAAAAATCTACTATAACTGTTTCTAGCATGACACCACTAGTAGAAGATATAGGAGCATCGGATCAATCTATTGACCAGTACTCCGGTTCTGAAAGTGAAAATGAAGCAACTCAACAGGTTTTACAGGCATCAGAGGAAGACATTGAACTTCTAGCAAGAATTATTGAAGCTGAAGCTGAGGGAGAGCCTTATCTAGGTAAGGTGGCCGTTGGAAGTGTGGTACTTAATCGTGTTGAAGATGATTGGTTCCCTGATTCAATCGAAGAGGTGATCTATCAAAGAGTAAATAAAGTCTATCAATTTTCACCTGTTGGAAATGGGAGAATAAATCGAGTTACTCCATCTGAGGAATCCTTTGATGCAGCTAAGGAGGCTCTATCAGGAGAAGACCCTACGGATGGATCACTCTACTTCTATAACGCTAAAATTAGCTCAGATAAATGGATTCGCACTCGGACAGTTGTGACTGAAATCGGTCAACATAAGTTTGCTCATTAA